A part of Chlamydia ibidis 10-1398/6 genomic DNA contains:
- the xseA gene encoding exodeoxyribonuclease VII large subunit, with the protein MTISSPPQAVAALTESIKNLLESEFCHIVVKGELSNVSLQPSGHLYFGIKDSKSFLNGAFFHFRSKYFDRRPKDGDSVIIHGKLTVYAPRGQYQIVAHAIVYSGEGDLLQKLEETKKRLAAAGYFDPEKKKVLPTSPRTIGVITSPTGAVIQDILRILSRRCRQYKVIIYPVTVQGTTAAQEISRAISMMNEEQLADVLIIARGGGSIEDLWAFNEECIVKAIDASTIPIISAVGHETDTTLCDFAADVRAPTPSAAAEIVCTSSQQQLQTLESFLKNILSHSQQFLSARIQQIQYWKRYLDRADFYRTSQQSLDYLQSSINKEILTKLQGYKQRFSYYQRLLQHDIYSRILARLHDLWKMISQAFVNRLRIAKNARTHIRKNLLVYNTQHLHQRLQSCEQQLLNSIIQRIHFYNSSLKQKYNQLINQTDALQKRHGKYKFDLRLLNKRLSLSIQNITNKHKDDIAHVYNKLLVGTNHLLDKQQLRYVQICEHLFSLNPKNILNRGYAMLFDINNKLAIISARSLHKGGCVKVRLQDGEATLSVIDVHNFES; encoded by the coding sequence ATGACTATTTCTTCTCCTCCTCAAGCAGTTGCCGCACTTACTGAATCCATCAAAAATCTTCTAGAATCCGAGTTTTGCCATATTGTTGTCAAAGGCGAGTTAAGCAACGTTTCTTTACAACCTAGTGGGCATTTGTATTTTGGAATTAAAGATAGCAAATCGTTTCTTAACGGTGCTTTTTTCCATTTTAGAAGCAAATATTTTGATCGTCGTCCTAAAGATGGAGACTCTGTGATCATTCACGGTAAACTTACCGTATATGCTCCTCGTGGACAGTACCAAATCGTTGCTCATGCTATTGTTTACTCCGGAGAGGGCGATTTATTACAAAAATTAGAGGAAACAAAAAAGCGATTGGCAGCGGCTGGCTATTTTGACCCAGAGAAAAAAAAGGTCCTTCCAACCTCGCCTCGTACAATTGGAGTAATTACTAGTCCGACTGGTGCTGTAATCCAAGATATTCTACGCATACTTTCTCGTCGTTGTCGTCAATACAAGGTTATTATCTATCCAGTTACTGTACAGGGAACTACAGCAGCTCAGGAAATATCTCGTGCTATTTCGATGATGAATGAAGAGCAGCTGGCCGATGTTCTGATTATTGCACGTGGTGGTGGGAGTATTGAAGATCTTTGGGCCTTTAACGAAGAATGCATCGTCAAAGCAATAGATGCCAGTACTATCCCCATAATTTCTGCCGTTGGTCATGAGACTGATACAACATTGTGTGATTTTGCTGCGGATGTACGTGCCCCCACTCCCTCAGCTGCTGCAGAAATTGTTTGTACAAGCAGTCAGCAACAACTGCAGACTTTAGAAAGTTTTCTAAAAAATATCCTTTCTCACTCACAACAATTTCTTTCAGCTAGAATCCAACAGATCCAGTACTGGAAACGCTACCTAGATCGCGCAGACTTTTATCGTACGTCTCAGCAATCCCTTGATTATCTTCAATCATCGATAAATAAAGAAATTCTTACAAAGTTACAAGGTTATAAACAACGGTTTAGCTATTACCAACGTTTGCTTCAACATGATATCTACAGTCGTATTCTTGCACGACTACACGACTTATGGAAAATGATTTCCCAAGCATTTGTCAATCGGTTACGCATCGCTAAAAATGCGCGAACTCACATTAGAAAAAATCTCTTGGTCTACAATACACAACACTTACATCAACGTTTACAATCCTGTGAACAACAATTGCTCAATTCTATTATTCAAAGAATACATTTTTATAACTCTTCTTTAAAACAAAAGTACAACCAGCTGATTAACCAAACTGACGCTCTACAAAAGAGACATGGAAAATATAAATTTGATTTGCGCTTACTAAACAAACGCCTATCCCTTAGCATTCAAAATATTACTAACAAACACAAAGATGACATAGCGCATGTTTACAACAAGCTATTGGTTGGCACAAATCATCTACTAGACAAACAACAGCTACGATATGTACAAATATGCGAGCACTTATTCTCATTGAATCCTAAAAATATTTTAAATCGAGGATATGCTATGCTCTTTGACATTAATAACAAACTCGCTATCATCTCTGCAAGAAGCTTACACAAGGGTGGTTGTGTAAAAGTACGGCTACAGGATGGGGAGGCGACTCTTTCTGTAATAGACGTTCATAATTTTGAAAGCTAA
- the rsmA gene encoding 16S rRNA (adenine(1518)-N(6)/adenine(1519)-N(6))-dimethyltransferase RsmA, with amino-acid sequence MLRSSPEQLLRFLSEVHGRPKKSLSQNFLIDGNILRKIIQVSGVKEGDWVLEIGPGFGALTQQLVNEGANVIALEKDSMFADTLRELPIHLEITDACKYCLASLKDKGWSGQGRVVANLPYHITTPLLTKLFLEAPKQWKTITVMMQDEVARRLTSQPGNKDYGSLTVFLNFFANIQYAFKVSPSCFYPKPQVCSAVVHMQVKDRFPLDDSLLSSFFSLTRAAFNQRRKFLANTLKNLYDKEIVISALTNLGFSEKVRPEMLSLEDYLRLFHSLNV; translated from the coding sequence ATGCTGCGTAGTTCCCCAGAACAACTTTTGCGTTTTCTTTCTGAGGTGCATGGTCGTCCTAAAAAATCTTTGTCTCAGAATTTTTTAATTGACGGGAACATACTAAGAAAAATTATTCAAGTATCGGGAGTTAAAGAAGGGGATTGGGTTCTAGAGATAGGCCCTGGATTTGGTGCTTTGACTCAACAACTAGTCAACGAAGGAGCTAACGTTATCGCTCTAGAGAAGGACTCTATGTTTGCGGATACTCTCCGAGAACTCCCTATACATTTAGAAATTACTGATGCTTGTAAGTATTGTCTAGCATCTCTGAAAGATAAGGGGTGGTCTGGACAGGGCCGGGTAGTCGCTAATCTCCCTTACCATATTACCACACCTTTATTAACAAAATTATTTCTTGAGGCACCTAAACAGTGGAAAACTATTACTGTCATGATGCAAGACGAGGTTGCTCGTAGGCTTACCTCTCAACCAGGGAATAAGGATTATGGGTCTTTAACGGTATTTCTAAACTTTTTCGCCAATATCCAGTACGCATTTAAAGTCAGCCCGAGCTGTTTTTATCCCAAACCTCAGGTATGCTCTGCTGTCGTACATATGCAGGTCAAAGACAGATTCCCCTTGGATGATAGTCTTTTAAGTTCTTTTTTTTCTTTGACCCGCGCTGCATTTAACCAGCGTAGAAAGTTTTTGGCAAATACTCTAAAGAACCTATACGACAAAGAGATTGTTATTTCTGCTTTAACCAATCTAGGTTTCTCCGAGAAAGTGCGTCCCGAAATGCTGTCTTTGGAAGATTATCTTAGATTATTTCATAGCCTGAATGTTTAA
- a CDS encoding 1-deoxy-D-xylulose-5-phosphate synthase: protein MMSSSFPLLDQIGSPQDLKQLSLVDLPLLAGEMRDKIISVLGKTGGHLASNLGVIELTIALHYVFSSPNDKFIFDVGHQAYPHKLLTGRNTLAFEKIRHDDGLSGFTSPQETDHDLFHAGHAGNALSLALGMAQGRPNSSEDHIIPILGDAAFSCGLTLEALNNLRSDLSKFIVILNDNNMSISENVGVMSQLISRWLHHPETNRFTKNIERWVSRIPHVGTGMARRGHKLALSLRSLFCPVPLFEQFGLAYIGPVDGHNIKKLIPLLERVRDLPFPVLVHICTTKGKGLEIAQENPSKYHGVSANFSCDKEDKLLPIKKSPPTYPKIFGEVVCNLGTIHPNLHVVTPAMSLGSCLENFKQKFPERFIDVGIAEGHAVTFSAGIAKTESLALCSIYSTFLHRALDNVFHDVCLQNLPVIFAVDRAGLAYGDGMSHHGIYDLSFLRAMPNMILCQPRSAIVLEQLLISSFHWKSPAAIRYPNVAALLQDPIAQNTLVIREPGVGDILSQGEDILIVALGHMCSTALTVKLRLLSYGISATVVDPVFIKPLDKNLFSVLLMNHSKIIVIEEHSIRGGLCSEINEFLANYSFKVDVLHFGVPDTFLSHGDTDTVLRKAGLDVDHIMQKIVTHFNLRSRKPYSELFA, encoded by the coding sequence ATTATGAGTTCTTCTTTTCCCCTATTAGATCAAATTGGCTCTCCACAAGATCTAAAGCAATTATCTCTTGTAGATCTTCCTCTTCTTGCTGGGGAAATGCGAGATAAGATCATATCAGTGTTAGGGAAAACTGGAGGCCACCTTGCCTCAAATCTTGGAGTTATAGAGTTAACAATTGCTTTGCATTACGTTTTCTCATCTCCAAATGATAAATTTATCTTTGACGTAGGGCACCAAGCATACCCACATAAATTACTCACTGGCAGGAATACTTTAGCTTTTGAAAAAATTCGCCATGACGATGGGTTAAGTGGTTTTACTTCTCCTCAAGAAACGGATCATGATTTATTTCATGCTGGTCATGCTGGCAATGCTTTGTCATTAGCTTTGGGAATGGCCCAAGGCAGACCAAACTCGTCTGAAGATCACATCATTCCCATTCTTGGCGACGCTGCTTTTTCTTGTGGCCTAACCCTAGAAGCCTTAAACAATTTGCGTTCTGATCTTTCCAAATTTATCGTTATCTTGAATGACAATAACATGTCGATTTCTGAGAACGTTGGAGTGATGTCCCAGTTAATATCTCGTTGGCTACATCATCCTGAGACAAATAGATTTACGAAAAATATTGAACGTTGGGTCTCACGTATTCCTCATGTGGGCACGGGTATGGCACGCAGAGGACATAAATTAGCTTTAAGTCTCCGTTCATTGTTTTGTCCAGTTCCGCTATTTGAGCAGTTTGGTTTGGCGTACATTGGTCCTGTTGATGGACACAATATCAAAAAGCTAATTCCCCTTTTAGAGCGTGTTCGTGATTTACCTTTCCCTGTTCTCGTTCACATTTGCACTACAAAAGGCAAAGGTTTAGAGATCGCTCAGGAGAATCCTTCCAAGTATCACGGGGTCTCTGCAAATTTCTCTTGTGATAAAGAAGATAAGCTTCTTCCGATTAAAAAATCTCCTCCCACCTATCCTAAAATATTTGGTGAAGTTGTTTGCAACCTAGGTACTATTCATCCGAATTTGCATGTAGTTACTCCAGCTATGTCTTTAGGCTCATGCCTTGAAAACTTTAAACAAAAATTTCCAGAACGTTTTATTGACGTAGGTATTGCCGAAGGACATGCTGTTACATTTTCTGCTGGCATCGCAAAAACTGAATCCTTAGCACTCTGCTCGATATACTCCACATTTTTACATCGTGCTTTAGATAATGTATTCCACGATGTTTGCTTACAAAATCTTCCCGTAATTTTTGCTGTGGATAGAGCTGGGCTAGCATATGGAGACGGCATGAGCCATCATGGTATTTATGACTTAAGTTTCCTTCGCGCCATGCCTAATATGATTTTGTGTCAACCACGTAGTGCTATTGTTTTGGAACAGTTATTGATATCGTCTTTCCACTGGAAGTCTCCAGCGGCGATTCGTTACCCTAATGTTGCTGCTCTTCTACAAGATCCTATTGCACAGAATACTTTGGTAATACGAGAACCAGGAGTTGGAGACATCTTAAGTCAAGGCGAGGACATTTTAATCGTAGCTTTAGGACATATGTGTTCTACTGCATTAACTGTAAAACTGCGTCTTCTTTCCTACGGAATTTCTGCTACTGTAGTTGACCCCGTATTCATAAAGCCTTTGGACAAAAATTTGTTTAGTGTTCTTCTTATGAATCATTCCAAAATCATTGTTATTGAAGAACATTCTATTCGCGGCGGACTATGTTCAGAAATTAATGAGTTTTTAGCAAATTATAGCTTCAAAGTAGACGTTCTTCACTTTGGAGTTCCTGATACTTTCCTATCTCATGGAGATACGGATACAGTACTACGAAAAGCTGGCTTGGACGTTGACCATATCATGCAAAAGATCGTTACACATTTCAACCTTCGATCTAGGAAACCTTATAGCGAACTGTTTGCTTAA
- a CDS encoding exodeoxyribonuclease VII small subunit, with translation MEEIPFEKAMQRLEEIVDLMNQPTTSLDASLALYEEADSLMRICDTRIRQVEQRVRELSERRHEDFFPSEEELSL, from the coding sequence ATGGAAGAAATACCCTTTGAAAAGGCCATGCAAAGATTGGAAGAGATTGTGGATCTCATGAACCAGCCGACAACGTCTTTGGACGCTTCTCTCGCTCTTTATGAAGAGGCCGACTCGTTAATGCGAATTTGCGATACACGCATTCGTCAAGTGGAGCAAAGAGTTCGAGAGCTCTCGGAAAGACGCCACGAGGATTTTTTCCCTTCCGAAGAAGAACTTTCATTGTAG